AAGGTGCTCCTTATCGATAACGCTCTTGTTACCGGCGACGGTTATAAAGATATCCCCCTCCCGTGCCGCATCCGGCAGCGGCATCACCTGAAAACCGTCCATGGCCGCTTCCAGAGCGCGCACCGGCTCCACCTCGGTCACCAGCACCCGCGAGCCCAGGCCCTTGGCCCTCAGGGCGATGCCGCGCCCGCACCAGCCATAGCCGCAGACCACCACCTTCTTCCCGGCCCAGAGGACATTGGTCGCCCGGGTGATACCGTCAATGGTACTCTGCCCGGTACCATAGCGGTTATCGAAGAGGTACTTCGTCTGGGCATCATTGACGGCAATTAAGGGATAGGCCAGCTTCCCCGCTTTCTCCAGGCTCCGCAGCCGGATAACGCCGGTGGTGGTTTCCTCGGTACCGCCGATAACGTCCTTAATCAAATCGCTCCGTTTGGTATGAAGGGTAGTCACCAGGTCGGCGCCATCGTCCACCGTCAGGTGGGGCTTGTTATCCAGGGCGGTACTGATATGATTATAGTAGGTTGTATCATCCTCTCCCTTGATGGCATTGGTAGGAACACCGTATTCCACCAGAGCCGCGGCGACATCATCCTGGGTGCTCAGGGGATTGGAAGCGCACAGGACAACATCGGCCCCTCCTTCCTTCAATGCCAGGGCCAGGTTGGCGGTCTCGGTGGTAACGTGGAGGCAGGCCGAGATGCGCACGCTTTTAAAAGGCTTCTCCCGGGAAAATCTTTCCCCGATGAGCCTGACCACCGGCATCTCACGGGCTGCCCACGCGATCCGCTGTTTACCGGCCCCGGCCAGGGCCGGGTCTTTGACATCATAGTTTTTACTCAACAGCTACTCCTCAATTATCTTCTAAATTGTGCCGCCACGTAGTCAGGTATATCCAGCGTCCCCATCAGGAGCGGTCTCTGATGGCAATCGCTGCCTCCGGTCATGAGCAGGCCGTGCTTGCGGGCAAGCTCAATATAGCTGGCAGTGGTGCCGGCATCATTTCTGGAATGCCAGCATTCAATACCGTCGATGTATTCTAGCACAGATTCCTCAATAATTCTCGCCTGCCGGCTTAAATCAGAGGTTAGGCTCACCAGCGATGTCCTGTTGGGGTCATTGGGGTGGGCCAGTACCAGCTTGCCCCCGGCGTTCCTGACCAGGCTCGAAGCCTCTGCCAGTGACAGGGGCAATTTGGGCACATTGCACCTGACCAGATACTTGTCAAAGGCTTCCTGGATACTGCTGACAATCCCTTTTTCGACCAGGTATCCGGCGATATGAGGACGCCCGAAGGCGCCGTCAACGCTATCCTCTATCTTTTTAATATCTTCTCCGGTAAACGGCTCGATATTTTCCCTGGCGAACTCGGTATTCAGCTTCTCCAGGATCCGATGGGCCCTTGTCCGCCTGTGTTTCCTGAGCAATTCCAGCTTCTGGCGTAGCTCCTGATTATCAATGTCATACTGGTAGCCTAGGAAGTCCAGGGAAACGGACTTCGGCTCGCCGTGGTGACTCTTGTCACCTTTAATGCCGCCATTGTACTGGAAGGTCACGTTTAATTCAACGCCGCTGATATAATCAATTCCGTATTCCGCCGCCAGAGAGATGGCCCTTTCCTGGCAATCGACAGAATCATGGTCAGTTATCGACATAAAATTGATATTTCTCTCTCTGGCTTCGCGGAAGACCTCCTCCACGGAGAGGATGCCGTCCGAACCGGTGCTGGTATGGATGTGCAGGTCTATTCTCATACTATCTCTTCGCCATTCCGGTGAGATACCAGTCTTCAGGCGCATCATGGCTGGTATCTACGGTCAGGTGCAGGACATTAAGCTCCGGGTAACGGCTCTTCAGGTCCTCCAGGTCTACTGCCTCAAACCTCTCTTTATTGTTCAGGTAAGCCTGCTCCGTAAGCGCGTTCGATTCGTATTCCTCTTTGCTCCGTCTCAATATCCGGGCGATGGATACCTCCTGCGGGCAGTCGGTCTGGAGAATAACAAACGTCAGGTTATGCTTGCCGGCGATTTCAGCGGCCCGCTTCCTTAATGCCTGGGTGATGAAAGTAGCATCGAGTACCACTCCATTGCTTTCGCCCAGCGCCTCGTCCGCCCGCCGGAACATCTCATCATAGACCATTGTCCGCTTGTCCATGTTCGCGGCCACTTTTTCATCGAATATATCCTCGTTTTTAAGCACTTCCAGCCGGATAAGGTCGCTGCGCAGCAGCGGATAGCCCTTGATCCGGGCCACTTCCTCCGTCGTCTCCGTTTTCCAGGTGCCGGGCAGCCCGCAGGCAATCAGCACAAAACCGCTGCCCAGCTTATTCTCCACAAATTTCACAAACGGTTCTCTCAATCTATCATCTCCCCATTACTCGGCATTATCACGACTGATTGCGATTGTTCTCTATATATAAAAGCCTTTGTACATTTCCTTGATCCGTGAGTTTGAACCCGAAAAGCTCATCAGCGAGGTGTCATTGCGGGGAGTCCTTCCTGCAAAGGAAGGACGACGTGGCAATCTGGGTGGGGAGGGTAGTCATAAAGTCCCAAACCCGGATTGCTTCGCCCTCGGGCTGAACTCGGGCTGAAGCCCTCGGGACTTCGGCGTGAGCTCAGTCGAACGCTGAACTCGGGCTGAAGCCTTCCAACGAGTTTACCCCGTACACTGATACGGGGTCGAAATGGTCTCGCAATGACATTTTTAGAACTCCTTAAGAATCCACGGATTTGGGACATTTCCTCTCCCCTTGCGGGCTTCGTCGTGAGCTCAGCCGAACGGAGAGGAATAAGGTGAGGGGAAACTTACTCCCATCCGGGGTTTTCTCTCTTCATAAGATACCAGCAATTCTTTATATTTCATCCCCTTTGCTCATTTTACATATAGCCCCCGCCGGGTTCCGGCAACTGCCGGTACTCTTCTTTAGATCCAATGATGCTCCTGATAAGCTCGATAAGGCTTCTCAGGTTGCCAGCCTTTTCGTCTTCATAACCTATCTCAACTATTTCCTCATCCCACCACAGTTCTTTAGTTTGAGAATCGTATTCTACTTTAAAATAGTAGCTCATATGCGGGGTTACCATGCCAATAGACTCCCCGGGGGCCACAGAAACAGAGAACTCGTCGGGATAGCTGAAGAAGCCAATCTCAACCATCTTGCGGTAGATGCTGTCCAGCTCCTCTTCAGTCAAAGACAATGGCACCGTAATTGAAGGGTCGGCGATCATGTCTTTCGTGTAGATCCCCTGGAATGTGTCCAGCTCGTTCCTGGCCATAACGCCATACCTGAAAATCATATTGAAATTGGACTTTTCAGTCGCAGGGCTGCCGCAACCCGCCAACCCTGCAACGGCGACCGCCAAAACCAGACCGGCAATCCAAAACCACTTTTTCCCCATATCACCTGATTATCAAAAACAGAGTTCCTTATGAAAGTTCCAGCCTCATCAAGGAAAAGGCGGCTTCTCCCCGCCGTTTCCTG
The window above is part of the Dehalococcoidales bacterium genome. Proteins encoded here:
- a CDS encoding PHP domain-containing protein — translated: MRIDLHIHTSTGSDGILSVEEVFREARERNINFMSITDHDSVDCQERAISLAAEYGIDYISGVELNVTFQYNGGIKGDKSHHGEPKSVSLDFLGYQYDIDNQELRQKLELLRKHRRTRAHRILEKLNTEFARENIEPFTGEDIKKIEDSVDGAFGRPHIAGYLVEKGIVSSIQEAFDKYLVRCNVPKLPLSLAEASSLVRNAGGKLVLAHPNDPNRTSLVSLTSDLSRQARIIEESVLEYIDGIECWHSRNDAGTTASYIELARKHGLLMTGGSDCHQRPLLMGTLDIPDYVAAQFRR
- a CDS encoding adenosylhomocysteinase → MSKNYDVKDPALAGAGKQRIAWAAREMPVVRLIGERFSREKPFKSVRISACLHVTTETANLALALKEGGADVVLCASNPLSTQDDVAAALVEYGVPTNAIKGEDDTTYYNHISTALDNKPHLTVDDGADLVTTLHTKRSDLIKDVIGGTEETTTGVIRLRSLEKAGKLAYPLIAVNDAQTKYLFDNRYGTGQSTIDGITRATNVLWAGKKVVVCGYGWCGRGIALRAKGLGSRVLVTEVEPVRALEAAMDGFQVMPLPDAAREGDIFITVAGNKSVIDKEHL
- a CDS encoding ATP-binding protein, translating into MREPFVKFVENKLGSGFVLIACGLPGTWKTETTEEVARIKGYPLLRSDLIRLEVLKNEDIFDEKVAANMDKRTMVYDEMFRRADEALGESNGVVLDATFITQALRKRAAEIAGKHNLTFVILQTDCPQEVSIARILRRSKEEYESNALTEQAYLNNKERFEAVDLEDLKSRYPELNVLHLTVDTSHDAPEDWYLTGMAKR